CCAACGACACGCGGCCACAATAAAGTTTTACTGCTGCCCGGGTCTAATTCTGTAAAAGAACCTAATCCCGGAAATGCGTCAACATAAACAACTGCTCTTGTTTCAATACCGGCAGTTCTGTTAAGTGAAATTATTGGAATGCCATCAGATAAAATTGAAATTGATGCAAATCCGCTTTTTAAGGGAGTAACGTTTCCCAAATAACTCCAATTTACACCGCCATTTGATGTAAAATAATATGCAGTTCTGCGGTTAGTAAATAATGTATCATCATTGTATGGTGAAATCACATAAACAACATGAATTTCATCAGGATTGTTTGGATTTACAACAATCTGCTGTGGTGAGCCATTGGATTGCAAATCATATATGGTTTTGCCTCCAATAGGTTTGAACGTTTGTGAGAGCAGGGTATTTGAGAATAACAAAAAAAGAAATAAGAATAGCGGTTTCATATTTCCCTCCTTAGTTTATATATGAAATATAAAAATTATTTTTATATTTCAAAACCCTATAAAGTGGTTATAAAGATGCAATATTCTCTTCAATCTTTCTTTGTATCACATCTCTTACTTGTCTTATCTGATGCATTTTCTCTTCTTCATTGCCGGTAAATTTTGACGGGTCAGGAAAAGACCATTGAATTTTCAATCCTTTACCTGGAAAGACCGGGCATTTTTCGGCGGCTTCTTTTTCGCAGACGGTTATGACGTAATCAAATTCTTTTCCGGATTGCAAAACTTCATCCACACTGCGTGTTGGTTTTCTCGAAATGTCTATTCCAATTTCCTGCAATGATTTTACAACAAGGGGGTTGAGCTTGCCCGGCTCAATCCCCGCGCTCTCGGCAACAAACTTATTGCCGTAAAATTTATTTATAAGCGCTTCGGCAATCTGAGAGCGCGCAGAATTATGAATACATACAAATAATATTTTTGTTTTCAAAATATTATTCAGTTATTAACAGCATTTTCCTTCTTTTGAATCGCATTTACAATTCTCTGAATTGCAGTTGCAGTTTTCGCAGTTGCAATTTTCACAGTTGCAGCAGCAGCAACAATTGTTGCCGTCACAACATGATTTTTTTTCGTTTTTGGTTTCCATTTTTTTATTTTTTTTGATTTTAACAACAGTTTTTTTGTTGTTTTAATGAATTTAGTTTATTGATGAATTGAGTTAACTCATTTATTTTTTTGTCAAGAACGTCCCAGTTTATGCAATAGCAGGATTTGACACCGTCCATTTCGCCTTTAATAATTTTTTGGTCTTTAAGCTCTTTGAGATGTTGAGAAACAGTTGACTGTGAGAGGGGGACAATATGCACAATTTCTCCGCAGATGCAGGAGTTTTTTTCTGCCAATGTCTCAAGTATCATAATTCTTGCCGGATGTGAAACTGCTTTTGCAATTTCAGCTAAGGAAGTCATTTCCGGTGTAAATTTCTCGTTTTTAGGTGATGCCATATTTAATTAATCGTATATCGTAAAAATACGATTAATGATTGTGTTTGTCAAGAGAAAAAATATATTTTGTTTGTTTTAATATGATTATTTTTGAATTATGCAAAGATTTCGTATAATTTTACCTGTTTTAATTCCGGTCATTATCTTTAGTTCTCTTTATATTTTTTTAATGAAGGAGAAAACCGAAACTGATTTCGAAATACAGCTTGCACCAAAGTCAGAGTTTTACAATAAAAAATTTGGTTACAAAAGCGCATACTTAAAACAGGATGTTACTAAAGAAGGTGACATATTAAATATTAGAATTAACGGAACACCCGGGACATCCGAACCTCTGATTGTATCAAATAAATTTAATACGCTTTTCACTTTTTGCAATAATTATCAAAATCATTCAGCAGGAACGATGTTTGAAAGTGAAGACGGCGGATTAAACTGGAAAGAGATAGATATTCCTTTATCGGAAAGCAATAAAAATGTTTTCTATGCGGACCCTTATGCGGCAACAGATGAAGAAGGAAACGTTTATTATACTGCAATTGAAATGGATAATTCATCCATCTATAAAGTTATTTATAATAAATATGACATTGACTCAAAAAAATGGTTTGAGAAATCTGTTGTGATTGAGGAAAATAATAACGGTGAAATTAAATTTGATAAACCGAAAGTATTATTTGTAAATAATCATTTATATCTTTCATACGTAAAAAAAGATGATGGTGAAAGACTTTGGCTTGCAAAAATAAATAAAGACGGTAAATTTGAGAAGACTCAAATCACTGATGAAGAAACTCATTCGGCATCACTGGTGAATGATAAATCAGGAAACTTATATTGCATTTACTTAAAAGAAAGAACAGAACTATATATAAAATATTCAAAAGACGGCGGCAACAGTTGGTCTGACAAAAAACTTGTCGCAGAATTTGAAATGCCCGGAAGAAGAATTAATAAGCAGCCCGTAATTAAATTTGGAAATAATCTCGGAATCCGTATAAACTCTGACCCCCAAGTTGTTGTTCATAATGATGAAATTTATGTTGTATATTGTGCTAAAGGCGTAAAGGATGATTCTGATATTTACTTTACAAGAGCAAACATAAATACTCTTGATTTTTCCGCACCGGTCATTCCGCATTTTAATACTGCTAACACCGATCATTTCTTGCCGTCTTTAAGTGTCGATAACAGTGGGAATATTTTTATAACATATCAGGACTCGAGAGATGATAATTTGAACGTATTTGTGAATACTTATTGTTCGTATTCTGATAACAACGGTTTAAGTTTTAAAGATATTAAGCTTTCCACAAAAAGCTTTAATGCTTATGATATTGTAATTAACGGAATATATTTAGGTGACTATAACTCTTCGGTTATTTCAAACGGCAAGCTAATCAGCGCGTGGACAGACGGAAGGAATAAAAACTTTGATATTTATGCTTCAATCGTTTCTATCTCCGATTTGAAATAAATCAACAATTCTTCTTGTAAAATTCAGCAAATTTTTTTATTGCCACCCCTCTGTGAGAAATTGTATTTTTCTCTTCATCAGTTAACTCAGCAAAGGTTTTATTCATTCCATCTGCAACAAATAACGGGTCATAACCAAAACCGTTTTTTCCGCGCATTTCGGTCGAAACTTTACCATTTATAACCCCTTCGAAAAATTTTTCTTTTCCTGAATTATCAATATAACAAATAACTGCTTTAAAATGAGCAGGGGATTCGGATAAGTTTTTTTCTTTAAGCTTTGAAATAAGTTTTTTGCAGTTATCAAGGTAAGTTGAATTTTCCCCAGCGTATCTTGCGGAGTAAACTCCCGGTTCATTGTTTAATTCTTCAACAAATAATCCTGTATCGTCTGAAATGACAGGCAGTCCTGAAACTGAATGAATTACTTTTGCTTTAAGCAGTGCATTTCCTTCCAGCGTATCGGCAGTCTCTTCAACATCAATAAAAATATTTTCATCCTTGAGTGAAACAACCTGAAGGTCTTTTATATCACTCAAGATTTTTTTTATTTCATCTATTTTATGAGCATTATTTGAGGCAACAAGAAGCTTTTTCAATTAATATACTCCTCTTTATATTGAAGCTGGTAAAGCTTATAATATAATCCGCCTTTTGCAAGCAGTTCCTGATGCGTCCCGACTTCTTTTACTTCGCCTTTATGCATTACGATAATTTTATCGCATTTCTGAATTGTCGATAACCTGTGTGCAATAATAATTGATGTTCTATTCTCAATTAAAATGTTAATTGCATTCTGAATTAAAATTTCCGTATGTGTATCAACCGACGAAGTTGCTTCATCGAGCATAAGAATAGACGGATTATAAACCAATGCGCGGGCAAACGATATTAACTGCTTCTGTCCGGTCGAAAGCATTGTTCCTCGTTCATTGACTTTATGTTCGAGTCCATCAGGCAGAGAATCAATGAAACTTCTCAAACCAACATTGTCGATTGCTTTTTGTATTTGCTGCTCGGGAATAGTATCATTTCCAAGTGTTATGTTACTTCTTATTGTTCCCGAAAATAAAAACACATCCTGCAGTACAGTTGCAATATGCTTTCTTAGCTCACTTTGTGAAAGATTTTTTATGTTAATTCCATCAAGGTTAATTTCTCCGCTGTTAACATCATAAAATCTTTCTATAAGGTTAATAATTGTAGATTTACCTGCTCCGGTTGCGCCAACAAATGCGATTTTCTCTCCCGAAGAAATTTTTAGATTAATATTTTTTAAAACATAATCTTCAGGATTATAGGCAAAAGAGACATTTTTAAATTCTACTTCACCTCGAAAATTTGCAAGTTTCACAGGATTTTCAGGTTCCTGAACAGGGGAAGTCTGGTCAAGAATATTAAATATTCTCTCGCTTGAAGCCATTGCAGTCTGAAGAATATTATATTTTTCCGAGAGGTCGCGTATAGGTCTGAAAAACATTTCCGTATATTGAATGAATGAAATTAATACACCTATTTCGATTGCTCTTTGAATAGTCTGCCCGCCGCCATACCAGATAATCAATCCGACTGAAATTGCTCCAATTAATTCCACAAAAGGAAAAAATACAGCATAATAAAATATACTTTTCTTATTCTGGTCTGTATGCTGACGGTTTATTTTTTCAAAATCCTCTATTGTTTGTTTTTCTTTATTGAATAACTGAACAATTGAAATTCCGGTTATATGTTCCTGAATATATGCATTAATTTTCGCGATAAGAATACGGATTTTTCTGTAAGACTCCCGAACTTTTCTTCTGAAAATCGATGTGCCGTAAATTAATACTGGGAGTACTGATAGTGTTACGAGCGCTAATTGCCAATCAAGAATAAACATAAAAGTTATAATCCACATTAAAGTGAAAATATCTCCGAAAGCAGTAACGAGTCCCGATGAAAAAACCTCATAAAGCACTTCAACATCGGAAGTTGCGCGTGTAACGAGACGGCCGATTGGGTTTGTATCGAAAAATTTCAGGTTAAGCTTCATTATATGTTCATAGATTTTCTTCCGCAGGTCATAAATTATTTTCTGACCTATCCAGCTTGTTAAATAACCCAATCCATATTGAACGACACCTTGAAATATAAGTGTAGAGAATAAAATAATAATGATAAACTGCAAACCGGAAATGTCATTGTTCATCATTTTATCATCAATGGCAACAGAAGTAAGCCATGGACGCACCGCTGCAAGAGCGGAAACAGATATAGTCAAAAAAGTCGCAAGAACTATGAATTTTGTGTATGGTTTAAAATAAGATAAAAGACGTCTTAAAAGTCTTTTGTCGAGACTTTTGTCTATAAGCTCATCATCCTTTTGCGTCTTAATGTTTTTCTTTTCTATATGTGTTTTTTCTTGTGTCAAATGTTAAGACTTTTCAATTTCTTCTTCGAGCAATTGTTTTTGATATAAATCAAAATAATATCCTCGTAGTGCAAGCAGTTCCGAATGTGTTCCTTGTTCAGATATTTCACCGTTTTTTAAAACGATTATATTGGTTGCATTTTTAATCGAGGAAATTCTGTGAGAAATAATAATATTAGTGCGACCTTTCATAACTGTTTTGAGTTCATTTAAAATCTGTTCTTCAGTATTCGTATCAACAGCTGAAAGTGAATCATCAAGTATCAGAATTTTCGGCTCTTTATAAATTGCTCGGGCAAGGGAAGTCCTTTGTTTCTGTCCGCCTGACAATGTGATTCCGCGTTCACCAAGTATTGTATGAAATTCATAAGGAAAATTCGTTATGTCTTTATATAAATCGGCTATTTTTGCCGCTTCGATTACTTTTTCAATATTCGCTTTATCTGATGAATATGAAATATTTTTCTCAATAGTTGCGGAAAACAAAAAAGACTCCTGCGGAACAATGCCGATTGCATCACGCAAAGATTTTACCGGAATGTTTTGTAAATTATAATCATCTATAATAATCTCGCCTTCAGAAATATCATAAACTCTCGGCAATAAATTTATTAAAGTTGATTTTCCTGAGCCGGTATGTCCGATGATTCCCAGCGTTGTACCCGTCGGAACTTTCAGATTTATGTTTTTCAGAACAAATTTGTCAGTATCGGGATATTTGAACGAAACATTTTTAAATTCAATACCGCCTTTAATATTATTTGCTCCAATATTTTTGTTTGTGCCCGAATCATTTTTAATCACCGGCTCGCGTTCGGTTATGTTCATCAACCTTTGCATTGAAGGAGCAGCCCTCTGAAACAGATTTATAATCCATCCGAATGCAATCATAGGCCAGGTAAGCTGACCGAGATACATTATGAATTCAGAAATATTCCCGATTGTAAGCTCACCGTTCATATATTTTATGCCGCCAAAATATAAAACAAGAATTATCGAAACTCCTGTCAGCAAGAACATCATCGGAAATGAGAATGATTGTATGATTGCAAGCTTAAGATTTTTTGCAAGATTATCCTTTGAAATTTTATCAAATTCTTCAAATTCATATTTTTCGCGGACAAAAGTTTTCAAGACCCTGATACCGGAGAAAGTTTCCTGAACGCGCGTTGTCAAATCAGAAAATGATTCCTGAACTTTAAGAGAGCGCTTAAAGGTATATCTGCCGATTCTATAAACAAAAAGTGAAATCAGGGGCAACGGAACAAGAGCAATAAGAGTAATTACTGCATTTATGTCGAATAAAATATAAAGCGTTATTACAAGGCGCGTAAAAGTCTGCATTGAATACATTACACCCGGTCCGACAAAGTTTCTGACGTTGTTTATGTCGCTCGTTGCACGAGCCATCAGGTCGCCGGTAGTTACCTTATTGAAAAAATTTCTTTCGAGCTTCTGAAGGTGTGAAAAGAAATCATATCGCAAATCATTTTCCACTTCACGTGACATTACGATTATATGCTGCCGTGTCAGAAATAAAAATACTCCTGCAACTCCGACCATTGCAATTGCTATTGCGATGTCTGTATAAACTGGGGCTCCATAAATTCCTGAAGATAGCTTATCAATAGCGTCACCTATTACTAAGGGGTAAAGGCTGAACAATGTAATATGTCCTAAAATAAAGACATAACCCCATAAAATCTTGGTTCTGTATTTTTTAAGGTAGGGAATAAGTGCAGAAAGGGACTTCATATTTATTAAATATACTGAATCTGCTTTTCTTAATTAATGAAATATTTAATGCATCTTATGTTTTGTTAGTAATTTAGTTTAAAATCACAAAAAAATCCGTTGCTGTTAAATTATTTTTAGATTAATTTGCATTATGCTGTATTATCTAACCTATATT
The DNA window shown above is from Ignavibacteria bacterium and carries:
- a CDS encoding arsenate reductase ArsC — its product is MKTKILFVCIHNSARSQIAEALINKFYGNKFVAESAGIEPGKLNPLVVKSLQEIGIDISRKPTRSVDEVLQSGKEFDYVITVCEKEAAEKCPVFPGKGLKIQWSFPDPSKFTGNEEEKMHQIRQVRDVIQRKIEENIASL
- a CDS encoding metalloregulator ArsR/SmtB family transcription factor, with product MASPKNEKFTPEMTSLAEIAKAVSHPARIMILETLAEKNSCICGEIVHIVPLSQSTVSQHLKELKDQKIIKGEMDGVKSCYCINWDVLDKKINELTQFINKLNSLKQQKNCC
- the rdgB gene encoding RdgB/HAM1 family non-canonical purine NTP pyrophosphatase, with translation MKKLLVASNNAHKIDEIKKILSDIKDLQVVSLKDENIFIDVEETADTLEGNALLKAKVIHSVSGLPVISDDTGLFVEELNNEPGVYSARYAGENSTYLDNCKKLISKLKEKNLSESPAHFKAVICYIDNSGKEKFFEGVINGKVSTEMRGKNGFGYDPLFVADGMNKTFAELTDEEKNTISHRGVAIKKFAEFYKKNC
- a CDS encoding ABC transporter ATP-binding protein gives rise to the protein MTQEKTHIEKKNIKTQKDDELIDKSLDKRLLRRLLSYFKPYTKFIVLATFLTISVSALAAVRPWLTSVAIDDKMMNNDISGLQFIIIILFSTLIFQGVVQYGLGYLTSWIGQKIIYDLRKKIYEHIMKLNLKFFDTNPIGRLVTRATSDVEVLYEVFSSGLVTAFGDIFTLMWIITFMFILDWQLALVTLSVLPVLIYGTSIFRRKVRESYRKIRILIAKINAYIQEHITGISIVQLFNKEKQTIEDFEKINRQHTDQNKKSIFYYAVFFPFVELIGAISVGLIIWYGGGQTIQRAIEIGVLISFIQYTEMFFRPIRDLSEKYNILQTAMASSERIFNILDQTSPVQEPENPVKLANFRGEVEFKNVSFAYNPEDYVLKNINLKISSGEKIAFVGATGAGKSTIINLIERFYDVNSGEINLDGINIKNLSQSELRKHIATVLQDVFLFSGTIRSNITLGNDTIPEQQIQKAIDNVGLRSFIDSLPDGLEHKVNERGTMLSTGQKQLISFARALVYNPSILMLDEATSSVDTHTEILIQNAINILIENRTSIIIAHRLSTIQKCDKIIVMHKGEVKEVGTHQELLAKGGLYYKLYQLQYKEEYIN
- a CDS encoding ABC transporter ATP-binding protein; amino-acid sequence: MKSLSALIPYLKKYRTKILWGYVFILGHITLFSLYPLVIGDAIDKLSSGIYGAPVYTDIAIAIAMVGVAGVFLFLTRQHIIVMSREVENDLRYDFFSHLQKLERNFFNKVTTGDLMARATSDINNVRNFVGPGVMYSMQTFTRLVITLYILFDINAVITLIALVPLPLISLFVYRIGRYTFKRSLKVQESFSDLTTRVQETFSGIRVLKTFVREKYEFEEFDKISKDNLAKNLKLAIIQSFSFPMMFLLTGVSIILVLYFGGIKYMNGELTIGNISEFIMYLGQLTWPMIAFGWIINLFQRAAPSMQRLMNITEREPVIKNDSGTNKNIGANNIKGGIEFKNVSFKYPDTDKFVLKNINLKVPTGTTLGIIGHTGSGKSTLINLLPRVYDISEGEIIIDDYNLQNIPVKSLRDAIGIVPQESFLFSATIEKNISYSSDKANIEKVIEAAKIADLYKDITNFPYEFHTILGERGITLSGGQKQRTSLARAIYKEPKILILDDSLSAVDTNTEEQILNELKTVMKGRTNIIISHRISSIKNATNIIVLKNGEISEQGTHSELLALRGYYFDLYQKQLLEEEIEKS